In Nocardioides sp. InS609-2, a single genomic region encodes these proteins:
- a CDS encoding acyltransferase yields MTKHGKNRVQLAPEFPALDTMRAIGALAVLTTHAAFQSGDYLRYGVFGSLLSRLDIGVALFFVLSGFLLARPWLARAATRSAGPGLGRYYFKRVLRIYPVYVVTVVAAFTLIRVNHGRSFNDWVTTLLLGDPYVESRLNQGLTQMWSLSVEVAFYVVLPLVMWLAIGAGRELRTARILTLMAGLTALTVWWHLGLADVIAPHTSGNPMMWLPAFLVWFAVGIGFAWAHVLGQGSHNPPRMVRGLWSMGSMPGVCWVLAGGLMLVAASPIAGPTLLFVATPGQSLTKHLLYAVVAGLVVLPGIFAPVGSSYARALSWSPLRHVGHISYSIFCIHLPILYGVMSVTEYPLFGGHGLQIWTLTLALSLVVAEVLYRVVEMPFMRLKDLGRQRPPAAPPSRKPQTSTTR; encoded by the coding sequence GTGACCAAGCATGGCAAGAACCGCGTGCAGCTGGCGCCGGAGTTCCCGGCGCTCGACACCATGCGAGCCATTGGCGCGCTGGCCGTCCTCACCACCCATGCCGCGTTCCAGTCGGGCGACTACCTGCGCTACGGCGTCTTCGGCTCGCTGCTCTCGCGACTCGACATCGGTGTCGCGCTCTTCTTCGTGTTGTCCGGATTCCTGCTCGCCCGGCCGTGGCTGGCCCGTGCCGCCACCCGCAGCGCCGGCCCCGGGCTGGGCCGCTACTACTTCAAGCGAGTGCTTCGCATCTACCCGGTGTACGTCGTCACGGTCGTCGCCGCGTTCACCCTGATCAGGGTCAACCACGGTCGTTCGTTCAACGACTGGGTCACCACCTTGCTGCTCGGCGACCCCTACGTCGAGAGCCGCCTCAACCAGGGGCTCACCCAGATGTGGAGCCTCTCCGTCGAGGTGGCGTTCTACGTCGTGCTCCCGCTGGTCATGTGGCTCGCGATCGGCGCGGGTCGCGAACTCCGCACGGCTCGCATCCTCACCCTGATGGCGGGTCTGACAGCGCTCACCGTGTGGTGGCACCTGGGCCTCGCCGACGTGATCGCACCGCACACCTCGGGCAACCCGATGATGTGGCTGCCCGCCTTTCTCGTGTGGTTCGCCGTCGGCATCGGCTTTGCCTGGGCGCACGTGCTGGGCCAGGGCTCCCACAATCCGCCGCGCATGGTGCGGGGCCTCTGGTCGATGGGTTCGATGCCGGGCGTCTGCTGGGTGCTCGCGGGCGGCCTGATGCTGGTCGCCGCGAGCCCGATCGCCGGCCCGACGCTGCTCTTCGTAGCCACGCCCGGGCAGTCGCTGACCAAGCACCTGCTGTATGCCGTGGTCGCCGGGCTGGTCGTCCTGCCCGGCATCTTCGCGCCCGTCGGGTCGTCGTACGCACGTGCGCTCTCGTGGTCGCCGCTGCGACACGTCGGGCACATCTCCTACAGCATCTTCTGCATCCACCTGCCGATCCTGTACGGCGTCATGTCGGTCACCGAGTACCCGCTGTTCGGGGGCCACGGCCTCCAGATCTGGACGCTGACCCTGGCCCTGTCACTGGTGGTCGCCGAGGTGCTCTACCGCGTGGTCGAGATGCCCTTCATGCGCCTGAAGGACCTCGGTCGCCAGCGCCCGCCGGCAGCGCCGCCGAGCAGGAAGCCGCAGACCAGCACCACGAGGTAG
- a CDS encoding alpha-(1->3)-arabinofuranosyltransferase, with the protein MSGRTLSSPPSGTVRWRLRLLACVVLLAGLAFVQSPGLLVPDTKMDLVLSPAEFLGRATHLWDAEGAFGQLQNQAYGYLWPMGPFFLFGWLVDVPGWIVQRLWLALVMGAAFLGTAKLSRALGVRSEVACIVAGFAFALSPRMLTTLGQISIEAWPSALAPWVLLALVRGSERGSPRRAAALAALAVAMVGGVNAAATFAVLPLGVLWIVTRSPGPRRRSLMVWWPVFTVLGTLWWLIPLFVMGAYSPPFLDYIESAANTTFPTTLFDALRGTSNWVPYIDPTNRAGNDLLRNFYLPIDSGVVLFLGCAGILLRGNKHRLFLGLGVLVGLAMVTMGHASGVHGWFADDLFRLLDGPLAPLRNVHKFDPILRLPLVLGVAFLVDHVIEQRRAVVPGAPRDLDAWASRVTSTVIVGTAVLAVVGAAVPGVLGRITPSTGFQDVPDYWNEAAAWLKDIDDSGTALLVPGSAFGTYVWGQPRDEPMQSLARSPWAVRNAVPLAPPQNIRMLDAISHQLDQGRGSAALTGYLARAGITHLVLRNDLSRNGQPDPVLVHQAINGSTGLERVAQFGPTVGGEAHLERSNTKIVINGGWQNDYPAIEVYAVPPTTATDGPAYSATGLPVVVGGAEDLYDLQDLGLLGDQPTQLATDVDEPPAPETSVVLTDGLRSVERHFGRVHDGTSATLAPGDRTHMGNPTRDYLPSDAARWLTRASTSGAASVTASSSTADADAFVNLQPGELPYAAVDSHEETLWRANYVPGEDAWWQLDLGEETQVDSIQVTVGPDRQVVQVRTAQGVTEPIEIGEGATRTIRLDAGTSWLRIEDASGRPGNQMELAEVEVPDVSVSRALKLPSLPDGWGDPDVIALRALADGRTGCVDIDGAVRCVIGRDVKGEEPFDMRRTFTLASAGEWTPELWARPRPSNDLDSEITQGLPIGASASSTGVPDSRARAFAAIDGRTGTTWTAAMDSLRPELRLSWLGKRTITGLDVSVAADTAARAPEKLTLSWPGGSRTVQLNREGAVGFPPIRTDTLRLRVEEAEPATSLDFSSFGSDLPIGISELRIEGMPFAPASSLSSRPRRLPCGSGPALTVNGTLLDTSVTASPLQLYAGSRVPVSVCGESTVQLVAGPNVVDFTSSSAFVPDAVVLASGPVALGSPKAAALFRPDPSRARIDAGTDAGDVVVLRQNANRGWQAQQDGDALESVVVDGWQQGWRATGADEVSAWFAPDRGYRMGLLAGLLALLALTVAVLLPDRRWRDDQRAALGAARAPVLLAVATAALGGGVLAGWWGLALGLVGSLVAAVLTRRGPESAPWVLAALVLPAAAAYAVRPWGGAQTWAGYLDWPHYLVVLVCGFLLGGAAGGRWRPRSFRRMKGISTTR; encoded by the coding sequence ATGAGCGGCCGCACCCTGTCATCGCCGCCGTCCGGCACCGTCCGCTGGCGGCTGCGGCTGCTCGCCTGCGTGGTGCTCCTTGCCGGACTCGCGTTCGTACAGTCACCCGGGCTGCTCGTGCCCGACACGAAGATGGACCTGGTCCTCTCCCCGGCGGAGTTCCTCGGTCGGGCCACCCACCTGTGGGACGCCGAGGGCGCGTTCGGGCAGCTGCAGAACCAGGCCTACGGGTACCTGTGGCCGATGGGTCCGTTCTTCCTGTTCGGCTGGCTGGTCGACGTCCCCGGCTGGATCGTGCAGCGGCTCTGGCTGGCGCTCGTCATGGGAGCGGCCTTCCTCGGCACCGCCAAGCTCTCGCGAGCACTCGGCGTCCGCTCGGAGGTCGCCTGCATCGTCGCGGGGTTCGCCTTCGCCCTCTCGCCCCGGATGCTCACCACCCTTGGCCAGATCTCCATCGAGGCCTGGCCTAGCGCGCTCGCGCCGTGGGTGCTGCTGGCCCTGGTGCGCGGCTCCGAGCGCGGGTCGCCTCGACGCGCCGCCGCCCTGGCCGCGCTGGCCGTGGCGATGGTCGGTGGCGTCAACGCCGCGGCGACGTTCGCCGTACTCCCACTGGGAGTGCTGTGGATCGTCACCCGAAGCCCCGGGCCGCGACGTCGCTCGCTGATGGTCTGGTGGCCGGTGTTCACGGTGCTCGGCACGCTGTGGTGGCTGATCCCGCTCTTCGTGATGGGCGCCTACAGCCCGCCGTTCCTCGACTACATCGAGTCGGCGGCCAACACGACGTTCCCGACGACGCTCTTCGACGCCCTCCGCGGCACGTCCAACTGGGTGCCCTACATCGACCCGACCAACCGTGCGGGCAACGACCTGCTGCGCAACTTCTACCTGCCGATCGACAGCGGCGTGGTGCTGTTCCTCGGCTGCGCCGGGATCCTGCTGCGTGGCAACAAGCACCGCCTCTTCCTCGGCCTGGGCGTTCTCGTGGGTCTCGCCATGGTGACGATGGGGCACGCGTCGGGGGTGCACGGCTGGTTCGCCGACGACCTGTTCCGGCTGCTCGACGGCCCGCTCGCGCCACTGCGCAACGTGCACAAGTTCGACCCGATCCTGCGGCTGCCGCTCGTGCTCGGCGTCGCCTTCCTCGTCGACCACGTCATCGAGCAACGCCGGGCCGTCGTCCCGGGAGCACCACGCGACCTCGACGCCTGGGCGAGCCGCGTCACCAGCACGGTGATCGTCGGCACCGCGGTCCTGGCCGTCGTCGGCGCCGCGGTGCCGGGCGTGCTCGGCCGGATCACCCCGTCGACCGGCTTCCAGGACGTCCCCGACTACTGGAACGAAGCCGCCGCCTGGTTGAAGGACATCGACGATTCCGGTACGGCGCTGCTCGTCCCCGGCTCCGCCTTCGGCACCTACGTGTGGGGCCAGCCGCGCGACGAGCCGATGCAGTCCCTGGCCCGGTCGCCGTGGGCAGTGCGCAACGCCGTACCCCTGGCGCCGCCGCAGAACATCCGGATGCTCGACGCGATCTCGCACCAGCTCGACCAGGGCAGGGGCTCGGCGGCCCTCACCGGTTACCTTGCCCGGGCCGGCATCACCCACCTCGTGCTCCGCAACGACCTCAGCCGCAACGGGCAGCCCGACCCGGTGCTCGTGCACCAGGCGATCAACGGCTCCACCGGCCTCGAGCGCGTCGCCCAGTTCGGGCCCACCGTCGGTGGCGAGGCGCACCTCGAGCGCAGCAACACCAAGATCGTGATCAACGGCGGTTGGCAGAACGATTACCCCGCCATCGAGGTGTACGCCGTCCCCCCGACGACGGCGACCGACGGGCCGGCGTATTCCGCGACTGGCCTGCCCGTGGTCGTGGGCGGCGCCGAGGACCTCTATGACCTGCAGGACCTCGGCCTGCTCGGGGACCAGCCGACGCAGCTGGCGACCGATGTCGACGAGCCGCCCGCCCCCGAGACCTCCGTGGTGCTCACCGACGGTCTGCGATCGGTGGAGCGACACTTCGGACGCGTGCACGACGGCACCTCGGCGACGCTGGCACCCGGCGACCGCACCCACATGGGCAACCCCACCCGCGACTACCTCCCCTCCGATGCCGCCCGCTGGCTGACGCGGGCCAGCACGTCGGGGGCGGCCTCGGTGACGGCGTCGTCGTCGACGGCCGACGCCGACGCCTTCGTCAACCTCCAGCCCGGCGAGCTGCCCTATGCCGCTGTCGACAGCCACGAGGAGACGTTGTGGCGCGCCAACTACGTGCCGGGCGAGGACGCCTGGTGGCAGCTGGACCTCGGCGAGGAGACCCAGGTCGACTCGATCCAGGTGACCGTTGGCCCCGATCGTCAGGTCGTGCAGGTGCGCACCGCCCAGGGCGTGACCGAGCCGATCGAGATCGGGGAGGGCGCTACCCGCACGATCCGGCTCGACGCCGGGACCTCGTGGCTGCGCATCGAGGATGCCTCGGGTCGGCCGGGCAACCAGATGGAGCTGGCCGAGGTCGAGGTCCCCGACGTGTCGGTCTCGCGAGCCCTGAAGCTGCCGTCGCTGCCCGACGGGTGGGGCGACCCCGACGTGATCGCGCTGCGCGCCCTGGCCGACGGCCGCACCGGCTGTGTCGACATCGACGGCGCGGTGCGCTGCGTCATCGGCCGCGACGTCAAGGGTGAAGAGCCGTTCGACATGCGCAGGACCTTCACCCTGGCCTCCGCCGGTGAGTGGACGCCAGAGCTGTGGGCCCGGCCACGCCCCTCGAACGACCTGGACAGCGAGATCACGCAGGGCCTGCCGATCGGCGCCTCCGCCTCGTCGACGGGGGTGCCCGACTCGCGGGCCCGGGCGTTCGCCGCCATCGACGGCCGCACGGGTACGACGTGGACCGCCGCCATGGACAGCCTGCGCCCCGAGCTGCGGCTGAGCTGGCTCGGTAAGCGCACCATCACCGGGCTAGACGTGTCGGTCGCCGCCGACACCGCAGCGCGGGCACCCGAGAAGCTCACCCTGTCGTGGCCCGGCGGCAGCCGCACGGTGCAGCTCAACCGCGAGGGTGCGGTCGGCTTCCCCCCGATCCGCACCGACACGCTGCGCCTCCGGGTCGAGGAGGCCGAGCCCGCCACCAGCCTCGACTTCTCGTCCTTCGGCTCCGACCTGCCCATCGGCATCTCCGAGCTGAGGATCGAGGGCATGCCTTTCGCCCCGGCGTCGTCGCTGAGCTCCCGGCCCCGGCGGCTGCCCTGCGGCTCGGGCCCGGCGCTGACCGTCAACGGCACCCTGCTCGACACGTCCGTCACGGCCAGTCCGCTCCAGCTGTACGCCGGCTCGCGGGTGCCGGTGAGCGTGTGCGGCGAATCGACCGTTCAGCTCGTCGCCGGCCCCAACGTCGTCGACTTCACGTCATCCTCGGCGTTCGTGCCCGACGCCGTCGTCCTGGCGTCCGGCCCGGTAGCCCTGGGTTCGCCGAAGGCGGCTGCGCTGTTCAGGCCCGACCCCAGCCGGGCCCGCATCGACGCCGGCACCGATGCCGGCGACGTGGTGGTGCTGCGCCAGAACGCCAACCGCGGCTGGCAGGCCCAGCAGGACGGCGATGCCCTCGAGAGCGTGGTCGTCGACGGCTGGCAGCAGGGCTGGCGGGCAACCGGAGCCGACGAGGTCAGTGCTTGGTTCGCGCCCGACCGTGGCTACCGGATGGGTCTCCTGGCCGGGTTGCTGGCGCTGCTCGCCCTGACGGTCGCCGTACTGCTGCCGGACCGGAGGTGGCGTGATGACCAGCGGGCCGCGCTCGGCGCTGCACGCGCGCCGGTCCTGCTCGCCGTAGCGACAGCTGCCCTGGGCGGAGGAGTGCTCGCCGGCTGGTGGGGTCTCGCACTCGGGCTCGTCGGCAGCCTCGTCGCCGCGGTGCTGACTCGCCGGGGGCCGGAGTCGGCGCCGTGGGTGCTGGCGGCGCTCGTGCTGCCAGCGGCCGCGGCGTACGCCGTCAGGCCGTGGGGCGGCGCGCAGACGTGGGCGGGCTACCTCGACTGGCCGCACTACCTCGTGGTGCTGGTCTGCGGCTTCCTGCTCGGCGGCGCTGCCGGCGGGCGCTGGCGACCGAGGTCCTTCAGGCGCATGAAGGGCATCTCGACCACGCGGTAG